The genomic interval AATTAACTTGAAAACCAATGGAAGAGGGTTTGGTGCTGTACAAATTGCAATGCAAAGTGGCTATGCTAGACAGTGCAAGTATGTGCAACCTTACAAAGGATAATTTAGAGAGACTACATGCAAAATAAAATGTGTTTTATGTCCAACACTGTCGATTAGAAGTTTTGAGAAGTGCACAATTGGTTtctgtttttcatttttatttttggttcaGTTGCTCTTTAATTGTTAATGCTTTAGATTTATCGATTAGGTCTCATAATTTGCAGTCAAGTTATTGATACATACGTTGTAAATTACTCTTTGCATGGTCTTAGTTGTCAAGTTATTGATACATACATTGTAAATTACTCTTTACTAACTTTCAACCCACAAAATGTAAATAAGTGCTACACTAGATGTGTATTAAGAAGATTTTGAGTGgtttaaatttcaattatgtaaACTGTTTTTCACATAACCAaaacatgagattgaaaggatGAATGATATGTCACAAGAGGTGAGCTGAGACCATTATATTTAGTATCAGTCAAGAGTACTGTCATGTGGGTGAATTTTTCACAGAAGACAATTTCTACAATTCTCATACAAATGTGTAAGCCACTCTGGCACGTGTTAGAGATTTAACTATAGAGTCCTAGGTTTCAACTATGTGAAATGCCTTTTATGAGATAAAATCAGAAGATCTCATAGATTGGCACAACAACATCTTGTTAGAATTGAACATAGACTATGATATTACCTAAGATgacaaaataatatcaaaactGGAAGGTGACTGCAATTAAATAATGAGACGaaaatgttgggcgatgaagaaattgaatattcaaaaagtaaaagtggttgaaatgagaatgcttaaatggattaGTGCTATaatactgaaagataaattaagaaatgaataaatttgaaataagttaggtgtaactcttataaAAGATAAGACAAGAAAGTAACGAtttagatggtttgagcatttacaacataggccacatagaaTGCTTATATGGATAAGTGCTATAATAGTGaatgataaattaagaaatgaataaATTCAAAATAAGTTAAATGTAActcttatagaaaataaaataagaaagggACGATTCAGATGGTTCGAGCATTTACAACATAAGTCACATAGTGCACTAGTGAGAAAGTGTGAGTTAATTACTATGAGGTATATGAGTAGAGTAAAAATAAGTTGGAATAAGATTGTGTGTAAGGTTTTAATAGTCATGAATTTGTTAAAGAAAAAGGTCCATAATCGAATAAATTAGCGGAAAATGATTTATGTAACTAACTCTATTTAGTAGGACTCAAGGTTTGGTTTtattgtttgttgttgttgtacaacTTAATTATGAGGTGAGAGATGTCCAAATCAAAACATTGAAGATTAAAGTAAAATTAAGCAAAAATAGAGGACTAATAGTGCAATTATATCATAAACAAGCTTATTATGGCGAACGACGTCGTTTGGATGTTTAGAAGTCCTGAAAATAACAGAAATTTCATCCACCCAACTCAACTGCGCCACTCCAATGATGGCGAGTTCAATCATCTTCAACTCTGTTGCCtcagctctctctctccccaACAAATCCCTGTCTACATGCCTGAACTTCAGCTCCCTGCACCCGCCCCAGCTGCCGGCGCTTCGCTTCTCCGGCCAATTGAGTCACCGGAAAACAAGAGGTTTGACGGCGGTGACGCGTGCAGGTGCGAGCGCGACCAGCTATGTTATTGCATTTGCACTGCCGCTCTCTCTCCTCGCAATCACCATTTTTGTTTCAATCAAAATTGACGAAGACCTCGACAGAAAATTCTACGAAGAGgtactttaaatatatatatatatatatatatatatatttatttatttatattttccatGTGCAATTACTTTGTTTCTAGTGTTCACTACGTTTTCTTTCGCTAACCCTGTTCAAAATTGTGTACACCTGTGTCGATTTGAAGGTTTGGGGTGTTGTGATTGGTGGATTTACTGAAATTAAGTTTATTTTAAACTATTGGTGATTGTGTCAGGGACCAGGGTGAGTGAATTTAGACCTTTAAATTTTTCTTTCACCCAATGTGAAATACCCAGTTCGAGTCTGTGTGCCA from Malania oleifera isolate guangnan ecotype guangnan chromosome 9, ASM2987363v1, whole genome shotgun sequence carries:
- the LOC131163948 gene encoding uncharacterized protein LOC131163948; this translates as MMASSIIFNSVASALSLPNKSLSTCLNFSSLHPPQLPALRFSGQLSHRKTRGLTAVTRAGASATSYVIAFALPLSLLAITIFVSIKIDEDLDRKFYEEVAIDEAIREVDEEEAAFGISLDEDDDDDDDDGISLEEDGDVGISLEKEPVLPRTRDGDADISLEKEPVRTRNRPKREA